A single Parachlamydiales bacterium DNA region contains:
- a CDS encoding class I SAM-dependent methyltransferase produces MQYQFPLFHRHIDLVHFWCEKILEKGDVVIDATCGNGNDTLFLAQRVLDENAGMIWAFDLQEIALKNTKEKLQQHFPLEWLERVHFVHGSHDRLPAALLEKRVKLAVYNLGYLPGSDKSVTTLPLSTIASLKGVSEIIAEGGVLCVTCYSGHPGGKEEQERVVEWASTLPKEQWNVCFHQWINMRTAPALLLIQRGTGKDHS; encoded by the coding sequence ATGCAATATCAATTTCCTTTATTTCATCGACACATAGATCTAGTGCACTTTTGGTGTGAAAAAATTTTAGAAAAAGGTGATGTTGTTATAGATGCAACTTGTGGGAATGGCAACGATACATTGTTTTTAGCCCAAAGGGTGCTAGATGAAAACGCGGGAATGATTTGGGCTTTTGATCTGCAGGAAATAGCCTTAAAGAATACCAAAGAAAAGTTACAACAGCATTTTCCTTTAGAGTGGTTGGAACGTGTGCATTTTGTTCATGGTTCGCATGACCGGTTACCCGCAGCTCTTCTTGAAAAGAGGGTTAAATTAGCGGTCTATAACTTAGGGTATCTCCCGGGGAGTGATAAATCTGTTACGACATTACCTTTGTCGACGATAGCAAGTCTGAAAGGTGTATCAGAGATTATTGCAGAAGGGGGAGTGCTTTGCGTTACTTGCTATTCAGGACATCCGGGGGGAAAAGAGGAACAAGAACGAGTTGTAGAGTGGGCATCGACATTACCGAAGGAACAATGGAATGTATGCTTTCATCAATGGATAAATATGCGGACGGCCCCTGCCTTACTGCTTATTCAGAGGGGTACCGGTAAAGACCACTCCTAA
- the prfA gene encoding peptide chain release factor 1 translates to MLEKKIERLRARLHQVEGSLGDPSAFQDKAQFKTLSQDHSYLTQVLQSWDTLVSFRKQVADNTEMLKSEKDPEFIAILEEDNRQLTEQIPELEKKLELLLVPPDPNDHRNSILEIRAGTGGDEAALFVGDCVRMYKMFADRVGWKYELLSCTESEVGGFKEYVMVLTGQNVYRSLRYEGGAHRVQRVPDTEAQGRVHTSAITVAIIMEPDEQSEVVIDEKELRVDTYRSSGAGGQHVNTTDSAVRLTHLPTGIVVYSQEERSQHKNKEKAMRLLKAKISDAEEEKRRALIADTRSKQVGSGDRSERIRTYNFPQNRVTDHRINYTRYNLDRVMEGDLEELTAQLVAYYYQQELHDENE, encoded by the coding sequence ATGTTAGAGAAAAAAATCGAACGTTTGCGGGCGCGCCTTCATCAAGTAGAAGGATCCTTAGGTGATCCTTCCGCTTTTCAAGATAAAGCCCAATTTAAAACACTTTCCCAAGATCACTCCTACTTAACCCAAGTACTACAGTCCTGGGATACGCTTGTTAGCTTTCGTAAGCAAGTAGCAGATAATACCGAAATGCTGAAAAGTGAAAAAGATCCGGAATTTATCGCTATTTTGGAAGAAGATAATCGCCAGTTAACGGAGCAAATTCCCGAGCTGGAGAAAAAATTAGAGCTTCTTCTAGTCCCGCCGGATCCTAATGATCACCGCAATTCCATTCTAGAGATCCGTGCCGGTACAGGCGGAGATGAAGCAGCCCTTTTTGTAGGGGACTGTGTCCGTATGTACAAGATGTTTGCCGATCGTGTGGGCTGGAAATATGAACTACTGTCATGCACCGAATCTGAAGTAGGCGGCTTTAAAGAATATGTGATGGTTCTAACCGGTCAAAACGTATACCGCTCCCTCCGCTATGAAGGCGGCGCTCACCGCGTGCAGCGCGTGCCCGACACCGAAGCACAAGGGCGAGTTCATACCTCCGCCATCACGGTAGCCATCATTATGGAACCCGATGAACAAAGCGAAGTCGTCATTGATGAAAAAGAACTGCGCGTCGATACCTACCGTTCATCCGGTGCAGGCGGACAGCACGTTAACACCACTGACAGTGCCGTTAGATTAACACACTTGCCGACAGGGATTGTGGTCTATTCTCAAGAAGAGCGTAGCCAGCATAAAAACAAAGAGAAGGCCATGCGCCTACTCAAAGCTAAAATTTCCGATGCGGAAGAAGAAAAGCGCCGCGCCCTGATTGCCGATACCCGCTCCAAACAGGTAGGCTCCGGCGATCGTTCTGAGCGTATACGTACCTATAACTTCCCCCAAAACCGCGTCACGGACCACCGTATTAACTATACACGCTATAATCTTGATCGTGTCATGGAAGGGGATCTGGAAGAGTTGACTGCGCAGCTTGTTGCCTACTACTATCAACAAGAATTACACGACGAAAACGAATGA
- a CDS encoding RsmE family RNA methyltransferase produces the protein MPHYRFYTPDNLNLHENVTLEEEEARHLIRVMRASEGDHVELINGRGILAHAHVKEIKKNSCILVVDKLHKEVPSPHSLVLLQGLPKINRLDTILEKATELGVNEILLFPGERSEKEGLSVQQTLRAHAILIAATKQSGRLFLPKISLLPEIGSWPKMQGALFYGDVRPQATRLWDALQKTREPNIHFCIGPEAGLSEHEIMLLEEKGFLGVSLHYNILRTDTAPIAALAIISHYLQSSTGYLS, from the coding sequence ATGCCTCATTACCGGTTTTATACACCAGATAACCTTAACCTCCATGAGAATGTAACTTTAGAGGAAGAGGAAGCACGTCATCTTATTCGCGTCATGCGCGCTTCTGAAGGGGATCATGTAGAATTGATCAACGGCAGAGGAATCCTGGCTCATGCACACGTGAAAGAGATCAAGAAAAACTCCTGTATCCTTGTTGTCGATAAGCTGCATAAAGAAGTTCCCTCTCCCCATTCCCTGGTCTTATTGCAAGGTCTTCCAAAAATCAATCGACTAGATACTATTTTGGAAAAAGCCACTGAACTAGGAGTGAATGAGATCCTTCTATTCCCGGGGGAACGCAGTGAAAAAGAAGGACTATCGGTACAGCAGACTTTGCGTGCCCACGCAATCCTTATCGCAGCCACTAAGCAATCGGGAAGGCTTTTTCTCCCTAAAATCAGTCTTCTTCCGGAGATAGGTAGCTGGCCGAAAATGCAGGGAGCCTTGTTTTATGGCGATGTGCGCCCACAGGCTACTCGGCTGTGGGACGCTTTGCAAAAAACTCGCGAACCAAATATTCATTTCTGCATTGGTCCTGAAGCGGGACTTAGCGAGCATGAAATAATGCTGTTAGAGGAAAAAGGATTTCTTGGTGTTTCCCTTCATTACAATATTTTACGCACTGATACCGCTCCGATCGCTGCCTTAGCGATCATCTCCCATTATTTGCAATCTTCGACGGGCTATCTATCATAG
- a CDS encoding type B 50S ribosomal protein L31: MKKDKHPQYQEVVFVDSSTNRQFKCGAAISSKETIELDGQTYPMIRISISSDSHPLFTGDRNRFVDAEGRVKKFQRRYAEASEKRQKGSEKE, encoded by the coding sequence ATGAAAAAAGATAAACACCCTCAATACCAAGAAGTTGTTTTTGTAGATTCATCTACAAACCGCCAATTTAAGTGTGGCGCAGCTATTTCCAGCAAAGAAACCATAGAATTGGATGGACAAACTTATCCTATGATAAGAATTTCTATTTCCTCCGATTCACACCCTCTCTTTACTGGCGATCGTAACCGTTTTGTGGATGCTGAAGGACGCGTGAAGAAATTCCAACGCCGTTATGCTGAAGCTTCTGAAAAAAGACAAAAAGGTTCTGAAAAAGAGTAA
- the dnaG gene encoding DNA primase, which produces MALFTKESLESLKQKVDIVDVISGHMDLKRAGTSYKGLCPFHDEKSPSFNVNKSQGFYHCFGCGAHGDAITFMMQHARLSFTDAVEALAQRYNVYLERVEFNDSKEKINKPALKLALEKASELYHTLLLHSEEGHAACKYLFDRGIDLDFIQRFRIGYSPQQKDFVRKILINMGIPEKHLIDTGILVETQYGTLRDPFSDRITFPIRDSSGSVVGFSARRFKEGTFGGKYVNTSETPLFKKSRILFGLDQSRRTIAKERRVVIVEGQLDALRLLYHGLDITVASQGTAFGEGHLKELTNLGAQEVLLAFDNDKAGREAAFKVGNLCAKAGMDVKIIRLPEGSDPDSLVQEQGIEAFIELINKPQDFISFLVDHLSLQFDLGSPAGKNALAHHAIKQIHAWEEPIIVHESLRRLSQLLQLPQEFIQAPSTHVYMPKNSMAGMMEINPDKVLESDLLRWLIVTGPLKPHFVPLALNNISPDHFIDATCRHVFEAFVHHHSSSGSCDLLTLASSFEDPQAHQLIHEIVERRVNLDKADDLFHITVQRMLEKEWMRKREEVRLKIQSGTCSDDEVLKLLREFDALKGSPPVVKISDKMETPI; this is translated from the coding sequence ATGGCCCTTTTTACTAAAGAATCGCTGGAATCACTGAAGCAGAAAGTCGATATTGTCGACGTGATTTCCGGCCATATGGATTTGAAACGCGCAGGCACCTCTTACAAGGGACTCTGTCCGTTTCATGATGAGAAGTCGCCTTCCTTTAACGTGAATAAAAGCCAAGGTTTTTACCATTGTTTTGGATGCGGCGCTCATGGCGATGCGATCACCTTTATGATGCAGCATGCACGTTTGTCTTTTACCGATGCGGTAGAAGCGCTTGCTCAGCGCTATAATGTTTACCTGGAAAGGGTTGAGTTTAATGACAGCAAAGAGAAGATCAATAAGCCTGCGCTTAAACTCGCTCTAGAAAAAGCTTCTGAACTTTACCACACATTGCTTCTTCACTCCGAAGAAGGTCATGCCGCCTGTAAATACCTTTTTGACCGCGGCATTGACCTAGATTTTATCCAACGCTTCCGTATCGGATATTCCCCCCAGCAGAAAGACTTCGTACGCAAAATTCTGATCAACATGGGAATACCGGAGAAACATCTTATCGACACAGGCATTTTGGTCGAGACTCAGTACGGTACTTTGCGTGATCCCTTTAGCGATAGGATCACCTTTCCCATCCGCGATAGTTCCGGGTCCGTGGTTGGTTTTTCAGCACGTCGTTTTAAAGAAGGGACATTTGGTGGTAAATACGTCAATACTTCCGAAACACCTCTCTTCAAAAAGAGCCGCATACTTTTTGGTCTGGACCAATCCCGCCGCACAATCGCTAAGGAACGCCGCGTTGTCATCGTCGAAGGGCAGCTTGATGCATTGCGCTTACTCTATCATGGTCTTGATATCACTGTAGCATCCCAAGGCACTGCTTTTGGTGAAGGCCACCTCAAGGAATTGACAAATTTAGGCGCTCAAGAAGTTCTTCTTGCATTTGATAACGATAAAGCAGGAAGAGAGGCGGCCTTTAAGGTGGGCAATCTGTGTGCAAAAGCCGGTATGGATGTTAAAATCATTCGTCTTCCGGAAGGATCCGATCCGGACAGTTTAGTCCAAGAGCAGGGGATCGAAGCTTTTATTGAACTTATTAATAAACCGCAGGATTTCATCTCATTCCTTGTGGATCATCTGTCTCTTCAGTTTGACCTGGGATCTCCGGCCGGCAAAAACGCTTTGGCCCACCATGCAATCAAACAGATACATGCCTGGGAAGAACCGATTATTGTTCATGAGAGTTTAAGACGTTTATCGCAGCTTCTGCAGTTGCCGCAAGAGTTTATTCAAGCTCCTTCCACACATGTATATATGCCTAAGAATTCGATGGCCGGCATGATGGAGATAAACCCGGATAAAGTGTTGGAATCAGATTTACTGCGTTGGCTAATTGTGACAGGCCCCCTTAAACCCCATTTTGTCCCTTTGGCTTTGAACAATATCTCTCCCGATCATTTTATCGATGCAACGTGCAGGCATGTTTTTGAAGCATTTGTCCACCACCATTCTTCGTCGGGATCATGCGACTTGCTAACGCTTGCTAGTTCTTTTGAGGATCCGCAAGCCCACCAACTTATCCACGAAATCGTCGAACGCAGGGTCAACCTGGATAAAGCGGATGATCTATTTCATATCACTGTCCAGAGGATGTTGGAGAAGGAATGGATGCGTAAAAGGGAAGAAGTCCGCCTTAAAATTCAGAGCGGAACCTGTTCAGACGATGAGGTATTAAAGCTGTTGCGCGAGTTTGATGCCTTAAAGGGATCGCCCCCTGTCGTAAAGATTTCGGATAAGATGGAGACACCGATTTAA
- a CDS encoding exonuclease domain-containing protein — protein sequence MLAIFLDIETNGLDARKHSPIEIAFTIMDVTENKNLVSYQSVISLEEDAWGYTDPRSLLINGFSWDKARAGKSMKTVSQEIIACFQAQGIKRGHAVFICQNPTFDRAFFSLIIDVYTQEALNWPYHWLDMASMYWALKVKELQSINQPFVSEISLSKNDIAAKYNLPPEKEPHNAMQGVNHLIKCYEAVLGVVFTGTPLNKQ from the coding sequence ATGCTGGCAATTTTTTTAGACATAGAGACTAATGGACTTGATGCACGTAAGCATTCTCCTATAGAGATCGCCTTTACTATCATGGATGTCACTGAAAACAAAAATCTTGTAAGTTATCAGAGCGTTATCAGCCTTGAGGAAGATGCCTGGGGATATACAGATCCCCGTAGTTTACTTATCAATGGCTTTTCCTGGGATAAAGCCCGCGCCGGCAAATCGATGAAAACAGTTTCACAAGAGATTATTGCATGCTTTCAAGCACAAGGAATCAAACGTGGACATGCAGTTTTCATCTGTCAGAACCCTACCTTCGACCGCGCATTCTTCTCCCTCATCATCGATGTTTACACACAAGAAGCCCTAAACTGGCCTTACCATTGGCTCGACATGGCTTCTATGTATTGGGCCTTGAAAGTGAAGGAGTTGCAATCCATTAACCAACCCTTTGTGTCTGAGATCTCCCTTTCAAAAAACGATATCGCTGCAAAATACAATCTCCCTCCTGAAAAGGAACCGCATAATGCTATGCAAGGGGTAAATCACCTCATTAAATGCTACGAAGCGGTATTAGGAGTGGTCTTTACCGGTACCCCTCTGAATAAGCAGTAA
- the cdaA gene encoding diadenylate cyclase CdaA, which yields MLDFLVPTVEVTVISVIVYYFLSFFWNTRAMDVVLGLIAVLILYALVNWLHLPVIQKLMLYFVNVAVIALLIIFQPEVRLTLSRLSLKGKRYRELTEFDKFLDNIAQSIYKLADRRIGAIVVFENQDSLDEFANKAVLLNAYFSSELLESVFTTTTPLHDGAIIMRGTTILSAATILPLADDSTQLSKSMGTRHRAGLGISQLTDALVVVVSEETGKVSIARDGIITRGVKVDRFKGIMRSIFTPTKGRMASAFTH from the coding sequence GTGCTTGACTTCCTGGTTCCCACAGTAGAAGTAACTGTTATCTCTGTGATAGTTTATTACTTCCTCTCCTTCTTCTGGAATACCCGGGCTATGGACGTTGTCTTAGGCCTAATTGCGGTATTGATCCTCTACGCCCTTGTAAATTGGCTGCACCTTCCCGTTATCCAAAAGCTAATGCTGTATTTTGTCAACGTAGCCGTTATTGCCTTGTTGATTATCTTTCAGCCCGAAGTGCGTTTGACGCTTTCACGTTTGAGCCTTAAGGGGAAACGGTATAGGGAGCTTACTGAATTCGATAAATTTTTAGATAATATTGCCCAGTCTATCTACAAACTTGCCGATAGACGTATAGGGGCTATTGTTGTTTTTGAAAACCAAGATTCGTTGGATGAGTTCGCTAATAAAGCTGTCTTGCTCAACGCTTATTTTTCTTCAGAACTTTTAGAATCTGTTTTTACTACCACCACCCCGCTGCACGACGGCGCTATTATTATGCGGGGGACGACGATATTATCAGCAGCCACTATCCTTCCTCTTGCCGATGATAGCACCCAATTGTCAAAATCTATGGGAACCCGCCACCGTGCAGGACTGGGAATCAGCCAATTAACGGATGCTCTCGTTGTGGTTGTCTCCGAAGAGACGGGCAAGGTCTCCATCGCTCGTGATGGGATTATTACACGCGGCGTAAAGGTAGATCGGTTTAAGGGGATTATGCGCAGTATTTTTACACCGACTAAAGGGCGCATGGCCTCAGCCTTCACTCATTAA
- a CDS encoding phospholipase D-like domain-containing protein, whose amino-acid sequence MPKKKSLKSLRKPKKITLKQAICLFPILLIAYLLSSYDDLLHPLTFPNDGEPVAIYSSDTHHDIKKLYRDAIDSAEKNIFLYIYSFTDPVIAAKLKEKTEQGIKVTLICDKDGAAKTKKLVGKKVQVISRQNEGFMHLKIMVIDEQKVLIGSANLTTESLVMHHNNVCVFNSPNLAMHLISLSEHLNRSNNQTGADFPERKFTIGNQPIEFWMLPGNTAACKKLVKLIDNAKESIQVAMFTFTRYDMVYALLRAKRRGVDVRIILDAGMSKGAGHHIATLLFLQRVPLKISQGSPLLHHKFMVIDESTFVTGSANWTKNAFNNNDDCFLIIENLTPPQSGRLKELWDNLDRSCGIFTCDEVDAA is encoded by the coding sequence ATGCCAAAGAAAAAGAGCTTGAAATCACTGCGCAAGCCAAAAAAAATCACCTTAAAGCAAGCCATCTGTTTGTTTCCTATCCTGCTTATCGCCTATCTGCTTTCATCCTACGACGATTTACTTCACCCCTTAACCTTTCCGAATGATGGGGAACCTGTCGCCATCTATTCTTCAGACACACATCACGACATAAAAAAACTATACAGAGATGCTATCGATTCCGCTGAAAAGAACATTTTCCTCTATATCTACTCTTTTACAGACCCTGTGATTGCAGCGAAGCTCAAGGAAAAAACAGAGCAGGGAATCAAAGTGACCCTGATCTGCGATAAGGACGGCGCAGCCAAAACTAAGAAACTCGTCGGAAAGAAAGTGCAGGTTATCTCCAGGCAAAATGAAGGATTCATGCACCTCAAAATCATGGTTATTGATGAACAAAAAGTTCTGATCGGATCTGCCAACCTCACTACTGAGTCCTTAGTTATGCACCACAATAACGTGTGCGTCTTCAACAGCCCTAATCTTGCAATGCACCTGATCAGTTTATCGGAACATCTTAACCGCTCCAATAACCAAACAGGGGCCGATTTCCCGGAAAGAAAATTTACGATCGGCAACCAACCCATTGAATTTTGGATGCTCCCGGGGAACACAGCCGCCTGTAAGAAGCTAGTCAAACTCATCGACAATGCAAAAGAAAGCATACAAGTGGCAATGTTCACATTTACACGCTACGATATGGTTTATGCGTTGTTAAGGGCGAAACGTCGCGGAGTAGATGTACGAATCATCCTGGATGCAGGCATGTCTAAAGGTGCCGGTCATCATATTGCTACGCTTCTTTTTCTCCAAAGAGTCCCTTTAAAAATCAGTCAGGGTTCTCCCCTATTACATCATAAATTCATGGTGATCGATGAATCTACATTTGTGACAGGTTCGGCAAACTGGACAAAAAATGCTTTTAACAATAACGACGACTGCTTCCTAATCATAGAAAACCTAACGCCACCTCAAAGCGGACGGTTGAAGGAACTGTGGGACAACCTAGATCGTTCCTGCGGAATTTTCACATGTGACGAAGTGGATGCAGCATAA
- the dapB gene encoding 4-hydroxy-tetrahydrodipicolinate reductase has protein sequence MLKIALLGYGKLGRLIEDLAQGQGHSIIACINSHTPKEKKQEQISLADVCIDFSVPSVAIEHIKMAAEAKKPIVVGTTGWYEKIDQVEDCIRTHGTACIYGNFSLGMILFQQIIQSAARLMKYFEQYDIAGHEIHHRHKVDAPSGTAVILEDILKKETGRKSIPFSSTRCGSIPGTHTIFLDSPCDTIELTHHARNRSGFAEGALIAAKWIIGKQGIFTFQELVESHGNVQ, from the coding sequence ATGTTAAAGATTGCTCTCTTAGGATACGGAAAACTCGGCCGCCTTATTGAAGACTTGGCCCAGGGGCAAGGACATTCCATTATCGCCTGCATCAACTCCCACACTCCCAAAGAGAAAAAGCAAGAGCAGATATCCCTCGCGGATGTCTGCATCGACTTTAGCGTCCCCTCAGTTGCCATTGAACACATAAAAATGGCTGCTGAAGCAAAAAAACCTATCGTTGTAGGTACAACAGGCTGGTATGAAAAGATCGATCAAGTAGAAGATTGTATAAGAACTCACGGCACAGCATGCATCTATGGTAATTTTTCTTTAGGCATGATTTTGTTCCAACAAATTATCCAATCTGCAGCCCGTTTAATGAAATATTTTGAACAATATGATATTGCCGGACATGAGATACATCACCGCCATAAAGTGGATGCTCCTTCAGGGACTGCGGTGATTTTAGAGGATATTCTGAAGAAAGAAACGGGGCGAAAATCTATTCCCTTTTCATCTACTCGGTGCGGAAGTATTCCCGGTACACACACCATCTTTTTAGATAGCCCTTGCGATACCATTGAACTTACTCACCACGCCCGTAACCGCTCCGGATTTGCCGAAGGCGCTCTGATTGCTGCAAAGTGGATTATCGGCAAGCAAGGGATTTTTACTTTTCAAGAGCTTGTAGAAAGCCATGGAAATGTGCAATAA
- a CDS encoding ATP-dependent RecD-like DNA helicase → MECISGSVERITFQSQENGYTVAHLQSTDRSDTICIVGTMMGVQPGEFVRCWGTWKKHLVYGSQFEVSQFKSEIPADVEGIKKYLGSGLIKGIGPSYAQKIVDHFGASTFDILDSHPEKLIDVKGLGKKKVETIINCWQEQKSIRDVMIFLQGHGVSNTYAQKIFKVYGNKSIQQLKENPYALARDIYGVGFKTADQIAKQLGIAQDSPLRIDAGIEYVLNQLTSDGHVCYPIEEFLPIASEMLMVEVRLVEERISFLEAEERIVLMPIVNGAGPRPFIWLKRLFLAETGIARELLRIGKAYCALREVAVEKAVAWVQNELKLQLAINQAEAVAKAMQDKLQVITGGPGTGKSTITRAILTISSQLTSHIVLAAPTGRAAKRMTEITGKQAKTIHSLLEWDFRVSGFKRNRQNPLEADLIIIDEASMIDTSLMYSLLKAIPDHARVIFVGDVNQLPSVGPGNVLKDMIASRTLTVSSLTEIFRQAANSRIIVSAHRINQGKVPELTATADSDFYFIDSPEPEDVLKNITTLVCERLPRKYGFDPFHDIQVLSPMKRGLFGIENLNIELQKLLNPEGTPLERMGRQFKRSDKVMQIRNNYKKEVFNGDVGIITEINTYAQHLYVDFDGHVVEYEFNELDELTLAYAVSIHKYQGSECPCIVVPVHTSHFKMLDRNLLYTAVTRGKKLVVIVGNKKAMFISVLNDEVHRRYTGLRQAMEALCIKLPI, encoded by the coding sequence ATGGAATGCATTAGCGGAAGCGTAGAGAGAATTACTTTTCAAAGTCAAGAAAATGGCTACACCGTAGCACATCTTCAATCTACAGACCGATCAGATACTATCTGTATCGTAGGTACTATGATGGGTGTACAGCCCGGCGAATTTGTCCGCTGCTGGGGTACGTGGAAAAAACACTTAGTCTACGGTTCCCAATTCGAAGTTAGCCAATTCAAAAGCGAAATCCCTGCCGATGTGGAAGGAATCAAAAAATACTTAGGATCAGGCTTAATTAAAGGGATTGGCCCCTCTTATGCCCAAAAAATCGTCGACCATTTTGGAGCCTCCACATTCGATATCTTAGATAGCCACCCAGAAAAACTCATAGATGTGAAAGGTCTGGGCAAAAAGAAAGTGGAGACAATCATCAACTGCTGGCAAGAGCAGAAAAGCATCCGCGATGTGATGATCTTTTTGCAAGGACATGGTGTAAGCAATACGTATGCACAGAAAATCTTCAAAGTCTATGGCAACAAAAGCATCCAACAGCTGAAAGAAAATCCTTACGCCTTAGCCAGAGATATCTATGGCGTCGGATTTAAAACCGCAGACCAAATTGCCAAGCAATTAGGAATCGCTCAAGACTCCCCGCTGCGGATAGATGCTGGAATTGAATATGTATTAAACCAGCTGACAAGCGATGGACATGTCTGCTATCCGATCGAAGAATTCCTGCCCATCGCCAGCGAGATGCTGATGGTGGAAGTGCGTTTGGTAGAAGAAAGGATCTCCTTTCTGGAAGCAGAAGAGCGCATTGTCTTGATGCCTATTGTCAACGGCGCCGGGCCGCGTCCCTTCATCTGGCTTAAGCGGCTCTTTCTTGCCGAAACAGGCATAGCACGCGAACTTCTCCGTATAGGCAAAGCGTACTGCGCACTAAGGGAAGTTGCGGTAGAGAAAGCTGTCGCCTGGGTGCAAAATGAGCTGAAACTGCAGCTAGCCATTAACCAAGCAGAAGCTGTTGCCAAAGCCATGCAAGACAAGCTCCAAGTGATCACAGGCGGGCCGGGTACAGGTAAAAGCACTATCACTCGCGCCATATTGACCATAAGCTCTCAACTAACATCCCACATCGTTCTGGCAGCTCCTACCGGAAGGGCAGCTAAAAGGATGACTGAAATCACCGGCAAACAAGCTAAGACTATCCATAGCTTGCTTGAGTGGGATTTCCGCGTAAGCGGCTTCAAACGGAACCGCCAAAACCCGCTCGAAGCAGACCTCATCATCATCGATGAAGCAAGTATGATTGACACTTCGCTGATGTATAGTTTGCTCAAAGCTATTCCTGACCATGCAAGAGTCATCTTTGTAGGTGATGTCAACCAGCTTCCCAGCGTAGGGCCAGGCAACGTCCTTAAAGACATGATCGCCTCGCGTACGCTTACAGTATCCTCCCTGACAGAAATCTTCAGGCAAGCTGCTAACTCCCGCATCATCGTCAGTGCCCACCGCATCAATCAAGGAAAAGTGCCCGAGCTCACTGCAACAGCTGACAGCGATTTCTATTTTATTGATTCACCTGAACCGGAAGACGTCCTAAAAAACATCACGACCCTGGTTTGTGAACGCCTGCCTCGTAAGTACGGGTTCGATCCTTTCCACGACATACAGGTTCTTTCCCCTATGAAACGCGGACTCTTCGGCATCGAAAACTTGAATATCGAGCTGCAAAAATTGCTCAATCCCGAAGGAACTCCACTTGAGCGCATGGGAAGACAGTTCAAGCGCAGCGACAAAGTGATGCAGATCCGCAATAACTATAAGAAAGAAGTCTTTAATGGCGATGTCGGCATTATTACAGAAATTAACACCTATGCCCAACATCTCTATGTAGACTTTGATGGACACGTTGTAGAATATGAATTCAATGAATTGGATGAATTGACTCTAGCCTATGCTGTTTCTATACATAAATACCAAGGAAGCGAATGTCCCTGCATCGTTGTTCCTGTGCATACTAGCCATTTTAAGATGCTGGACCGCAATCTACTCTATACTGCCGTTACCCGCGGAAAAAAGTTAGTCGTCATTGTAGGCAACAAGAAAGCTATGTTCATTTCGGTGCTCAACGATGAAGTCCACCGCCGCTACACAGGCTTAAGGCAGGCCATGGAAGCTCTCTGTATAAAATTACCCATTTAG